A window from Dunckerocampus dactyliophorus isolate RoL2022-P2 chromosome 15, RoL_Ddac_1.1, whole genome shotgun sequence encodes these proteins:
- the LOC129194716 gene encoding uncharacterized protein LOC129194716 isoform X1, with amino-acid sequence MSHPLYNPYENQRRQAEMDSRRVSSLLGVGSSLGSSAGPSQASDSKTLSSMVPTYQSMQRVPFNEALHRSGATHVSRTTEEVRLQAMHQPSDQDIRRQEFISGGGGLSSYHSLSRGSDSKCSVGPLNRLSGYSQPSADKSSVYYPSSTPAGCTVLNVSSECQRDFCSIPGLDGFDRPDVKQSAASSERSQPKYTSESAANILLHFGLEKEDLEHLIAYSEDQITPANLPFILRQIRIQKAKKASDADRSKPFPEPAATSGTGGLATWSSSGVSGMDQGDTASPLLQSSKVIDYGHTRKYTGSVGEDAASRAESAESDTLLMIDNLDRGARTQELAQHAARSASQDQASSGSSFSSMLTSASPKSNIAVKGERIQAMQTQQSIFNSFSQPVKDTDMRDVPSQTPKAHPFKQVETHPEPTLKSQTPSSLFRGVHPNRPGLVVLCSNTASEKPKGQGSAGAKQAKNLETVEQPRRQQQQQQLQQKQQQQKKQKSQPQKTDNQKPPALQKQQVPKSEAQQTPIKLPTQLGQTMWPPTFTTAQSLDHLPPAFNIPSMLKVDRQPLFLVDHSAGGIHLPRAHPAQVVVSKGLPTAAMMQDYAAATPRVFPHSCSLCNKECALIKDWIAHQNTTLHLESCKVLRKQYPDWDGELRTVCGNEGQKSTSTSQSQHKKSQRRSRSSSRSHSPRRRRRSSNTRRDRRKSRSRSPYTPRYSRRSRSYSTSSSSNHGRSRSRSYERRRSPRRSQEGHSSSRRSRERRSLSQSRRNKRSSPKRSQAGHSSRRSREKRSSSQSRRNKRSSPNRSRERRSSPRKSLEDSATSSRSHQKSTSAERLAKKLLQSSAVQSLSKQSDVEAVVKTLAPALLAELAKMKSPPSQEGTSSSQSCTAPKISSASSSATATKKKAAKVMPGQEKDSSAKIKSGKSSAPTIVTLEGIVNSLSYGDMVAAAKQYGKTKSVVMFRSRLQAVVCYEKKEDAEKLRNVREFKLKGFPITVVEEKETVTKKNSQTKPDALSSVSTTQTSKSTSAPSSKSAIPAAKLLVSKAKNISSKHVIKSEKGAVKKGPVIAQLKKTSSVKTAQGSKVISKAPKGETLTDIVISGGTIEEEEPSKCSTAEEQHNLEGSSELNDTSSNISTTQTSKSTSTPSVTSAVPAAKAHVLVSKAKNVSRKQVIQTEKGAAKKGPAKAQLKTTSVVTSAQVSEVISEAPITLVTNKVNPSGHAIKQEEELFKCSPAKEQQNLGVSSELKFKEEETTQGEAANVGPASVTEPRRDHTTRAEKTPPEVAIFKSASLTVPPGNHTTRAKTTPPEATDVGPASVTEPSRDHTTKAEPTPPETADVGPASLTVPPGDHTIWAKAAPPEATGVGPGLVAVPPAAHTIRTETTSPEVVNVGPASMTETLRAHTTRAETAPPAADNVGPANVTEPQTEEVSDPPLPEPDLLEPMEVDTCTAAEKQLDKSTGKRQSTRHQAEPAGPLASTKLDSLIEQPDEADLDTKLTRAGDNTQEQKQQAMAAKMPLEAAAKTPPEAVTVQDTTSSHCSDAAARHTIGEMVEQHLHQNRIMCLKNKTCFTPRFLSLNKKQLLITHLPKYHDGCYREEDVAQLLKPFRFKYLDENIYVIPQKCMAFAQLADAEDVLAALKASKNKDFALKGFKEKLHLHVLGENVPMAPVGFYRSLMRLMNSPVVDHGTRTIFIKNISQSETASLREILRKIDFVKNFLPLLNKLFVEFESDCDADRFGVWYSLLDQCPAYQVHRLGLPQSECTCLPPSLPEKAMPDSSVAAAGAAVPTVEFGVPQGSSSPFWLTMPKRPYLFPTISSWFTIPEFLTIREEANIDQAKHRGMAAPTIMLTGLPQGYYKHEDVAKLVWPYLSQKDLQSLYYNVIVLPLQRRAFVHFSEWSGCCRFLQSHLKSAVSVGGYKLFVHFVLQPMCPENSEENLYKSLMKLSNSRVGQVEKLAERLLCVKISEISEDVVKLVLHFVSSHATIVNFLSLANRICIEMADSTGVMLVLEKSKHFSPNPGKKRVTWLAVEGFESVSILKRCLTDRSVITLNPEKDRKDISTQAAVRSTVLAAPSVALEKTTEAPHQRQTAAKHNGGKTVARDDKEKHTATSSAALLLPKRNEAKKPSKSSRKRKKNQRKGKDKEDFTEDNIPPYALIFDEQPFNMDDFVTVDEVGEEGTNESSAGHRSLSKKLSSKPASKQTNTSTSKDSKSSAYSSSASSRSTRSSEKHSPSSRSVCEKSKGSFETKAKDSEAESQMCLQPSSSSACEEERMTTSATKESFQVLDSVGYEEKPLSEDSSHMEQHHINQLENDKKQLPEKDETTPQVHTPKDKDEATKDQVQVIAPDDKSPLRDKVDKQKTNVEDDKEVTAEPCQTKEDNHDTHVVETSAGLLCKENTMASEEEEAYHVIDSVEEQPTSTENECKRKEKSDQEVSSPSRASKREEQESPKKHTTTGPPEAEQKHQVVDSVQVKHSSSTSTPGRRRSTRGKTQGTSVKDEEPTFHILDSVDAETVQEEPTITTRSSRGKRGRPSKKDAHSEKRVEEEITPTRKRTRTSQGTTREETPTKKTESVLKDEVKSLPSLRKGRRGRPKKAVQTAKSEDACLEKREQDTDGEEEATFQVLDSVEDEMLHDHKSPKEEDMTDSKHKEGTNEIIDFLSEGPAKEEHLEFGDEKEGKDEPVETSQCAKRTRRECHARHLLCSVSSEDKSLVEQKKVRQVEEVEPEQTSPSNWRGRAKKRSRLTSGEQHHDACLEMKEQYAGDEEVTFEVLDSVEDETLRDHNSPKKDMTDSKQEEESNAIIDSLNKGLAKEEPVDNDDKEGQDDTVEASQCAMRTRQGRQTRKHFSSSSEDTTLVEKKKVGQVEEVEPEEASPSYCRGRAKKRSRLTSSERHHDACLVKKEQDAGDEKEATFQVLDSVEDETVHDNSPKEEDMTDCQHKEEDTNEMTDLFHECPAKEEPLNDTKKEGKDEAVKTSQYAKRTRQGRRKRRLLSSSFSEGSTSLVTRDKVVQVEEAEPEKASLPNWRGRTKKRIRLTSGEHHHDPCLETKEEDPGDEEEATFQVLDSVEDETLHDQNSPEEDMTDSQHEEEGTYRVVDCLDEGVCVGVKEEEPGEEISPVGTREKVKLEADVKEEDELATGGKDVKTETPTTSEKKQTPPNKDDSSVWKLDQVSDEEEDFSDDMAEEELRRQAKEDKLSSVRAEEKTMGAEERKPNGGSEDEEELLTLDDISDGELQALVTLDEIVVEEEEKVEQKAPTHCPSDQSEDCFNLQTLLTLDAAGGDDDEKEDDNTEDNAAMVTLDQVGQVEEVELQEVALPNWKRQSPSPAGKASGGMEVVVKDAPPPCLPSDHQEDADPVEGSAPSAGQTGVVSKRQAELIEAGAKRARSQSPYVSAKFELPAFKPNNPLGTEFVVPKHGYFCELCSIFYMKESTAKDIHCSSKRHYSNLKKYYQCKKLRVSTQGSISD; translated from the exons ATGTCTCACCCACTGTATAACCCGTATGAGAACCAAAGAAGACAGGCAGAGATGGACTCCCGTAGGGTCTCTTCTCTGCTCGGTGTTGGATCCAGCCTAGGCTCTTCCGCAGGTCCATCGCAGGCTTCTGACAGCAAGACGCTTTCCTCAATGGTGCCCACATACCAATCCATGCAAAGAGTCCCGTTCAATGAAGCCCTGCACAGGTCCGGCGCCACTCATGTTAGCAGAACCACAGAAGAGGTGAGACTTCAGGCCATGCACCAGCCGTCAGATCAAGACATTCGCCGGCAAGAGTTTATCTCTGGGGGTGGGGGATTGAGCTCTTACCACAGCCTCAGCAGAGGTTCTGACAGCAAATGCAGTGTTGGACCCTTGAACCGGTTGTCTGGCTACAGCCAACCTTCTGCTGACAAATCGTCTGTTTATTATCCGTCGTCAACTCCAGCAGGCTGCACTGTGCTCAATGTATCGAGTGAGTGTCAGCGGGACTTTTGCTCCATTCCAGGCTTAGACGGTTTTGACAGGCCAGACGTAAAACAATCTGCGGCCTCTTCTGAGCGCAGTCAACCTAAGTATACCTCTGAGTCAGCGGCCAACATCCTTTTGCACTTTGGACTTGAAAAGGAGGACTTAGAACATCTTATCGCCTACTCCGAAGACCAGATTACGCCTGCCAACTTGCCGTTCATCTTGCGCCAAATCCGCATTCAGAAGGCCAAGAAGGCCTCAGATGCAGATCGGTCAAAACCATTTCCTGAACCTGCGGCAACCAGTGGCACTGGCGGTTTGGCCACTTGGAGCAGTTCTGGAGTGTCTGGGATGGACCAGGGGGACACCGCATCTCCTCTTCTCCAGTCTAGTAAAGTCATTGACTATGGTCATACACGCAAATACACTGGCAGTGTGGGGGAGGATGCTGCGAGCAGAGCTGAAAGTGCTGAGAGCGACACTTTGTTGATGATTGACAATTTGGATAGAGGCGCACGCACTCAAGAGCTGGCACAGCATGCGGCAAGAAGCGCTTCCCAGGACCAGGCAAGTTCTGGCTCTTCTTTCAGCTCCATGCTGACCTCGGCTTCTCCAAAAAGTAACATTGCAGTCAAAGGAGAGCGGATCCAAGCAATGCAGACTCAACAATCAATATTCAACTCTTTCTCCCAGCCAGTGAAAGACACAGACATGCGAGATGTTCCATCTCAAACCCCGAAAGCCCATCCTTTTAAACAGGTGGAAACTCATCCGGAGCCCACCTTAAAATCACAAACCCCCTCCAGTCTGTTTCGTGGTGTCCATCCGAACAGACCTGGCCTTGTGGTCCTCTGTTCAAATACCGCCAGTGAGAAGCCTAAGGGTCAAGGTTCAGCTGGTGCAAAGCAGGCCAAAAACCTTGAGACCGTGGAGCAGCCgaggcggcagcagcagcagcaacaactacaacagaagcagcagcagcagaagaagcaGAAATCGCAGCCACAAAAAACGGACAATCAGAAGCCACCAGCGCTTCAGAAGCAGCAGGTGCCCAAGAGTGAGGCCCAGCAGACACCCATAAAGCTACCCACCCAGTTGGGACAGACGATGTGGCCACCCACTTTCACCACAGCGCAGTCACTTGATCACCTGCCACCTGCGTTCAACATTCCCAGCATGTTGAAGGTGGACAGACAGCCCTTGTTCCTTGTGGATCATAGCGCTGGCGGCATACATCTTCCACGGGCTCACCCAGCGCAGGTGGTGGTCTCCAAGGGTTTGCCGACGGCAGCCATGATGCAGGATTATGCTGCGGCCACGCCCAGAGTCTTTCCACACTCGTGTTCTTTGTGTAACAAAGAGTGTGCGCTCATTAAG GACTGGATCGCTCACCAGAACACAACCCTTCACCTTGAGAGCTGTAAAGTCCTACGAAAGca GTATCCAGATTGGGATGGAGAGTTGCGTACTGTCTGTGGTAATGAAGGACAGAAGTCCACATCCACCTCACAGTCTCAGCATAAGAAAAGCCAGCGTAGGAGTCGCTCGTCTTCCCGCTCTCATAGTCCTCGGCGGCGGCGGCGCAGTTCAAATACCCGGCGAGACCGGAGGAAGAGTCGCTCACGTTCGCCTTACACCCCCAGATACAGTCGCAG GTCGCGTTCTTACTCCACAAGCTCGTCGTCCAACCACGGTCGCTCGCGCTCAAGAAGCTATGAGAGGCGTCGCTCTCCACGCAGAAGCCAGGAGGGGCACTCGTCGTCAAGGAGGAGCCGCGAGAGGCGGTCCTTGTCGCAGAGCCGCCGCAATAAACGCTCTTCACCCAAGAGAAGCCAGGCTGGACACTCGTCGAGGAGGAGCCGCGAGAAGCGGTCCTCGTCGCAGAGTCGCCGCAATAAACGCTCGTCACCCAATAGAAGCCGTGAGAGACGTTCTTCCCCCAGGAAGAGCCTCGAAGACAGCGCCACCTCATCCAGGAGCCACCAGAAGTCAACCAGTGCAGAACGACTTGCTAAGAAACTTCTGCAATCATCAG CTGTCCAGTCTCTGTCGAAGCAGTCCGATGTGGAGGCTGTGGTTAAAACACTGGCCCCTGCCTTGTTGGCCGAGTTGGCCAAGATGAAGTCACCTCCTTCACAAGAAGGCACCTCCTCTTCGCAGTCCTGCACAGCACCGAAGATATCTTCTGCCTCCTCCTCAGCAACAGCCACCAAAAAGAAGGCTGCTAAAGTGATGCCGGGCCAGGAAAAAGATTCATCTGCAAAGATTAAG TCTGGTAAAAGCTCTGCTCCAACCATTGTGACGCTAGAAGGAATTGTTAATTCTCTTTCCTATGGCGACATGGTCGCTGCCGCCAAGCAGTACGGAAAAACCAAATCAGTTGTTATGTTTCGCTCCAGACTGCAG GCAGTGGTGTGTTATGAGAAAAAGGAAGATGCAGAGAAACTGAGGAACGTGAGAgaattcaaactaaaaggaTTTCCAATCACTGTAGTGGAAGAAAAG GAGACGGTCACCAAGAAGAATTCTCAGAC AAAGCCTGATGCCTTGTCCAGTGTCTCTACCACTCAAACATCTAAATCAACAAGCGCCCCTTCTTCAAAAAGTGCTATACCTGCTGCAAAATTGTTGGTTTCCAAAGCAAAGAACATCTCAAGCAAGCATGTCATCAAGAGCGAGAAAGGAGCTGTGAAGAAAGGTCCAGTAATagcacagttaaaaaaaacttcTAGTGTTAAGACAGCTCAagggtcaaaggtcatcagtaaaGCACCCAAAGGTGAAACTCTAACAGACATAGTTATATCAGGAGGCACCATCGAAGAGGAGGAACCGTCCAAATGTAGCACTGCAGAAGAGCAACACAATCTGGAGGGCTCATCTGAGCTGAATGACACCTCGTCCAACATCTCTACTACTCAAACATCTAAATCCACTAGCACCCCTTCTGTAACAAGTGCTGTACCTGCTGCAAAAGCCCACGTGTTAGTTTCCAAAGCAAAGAACGTCTCAAGGAAACAGGTCATCCAGACGGAGAAAGGAGCTGCAAAAAAAGGTCCAGCAAAAGCACAGTTAAAAACCACCTCCGTTGTTACATCAGCTCAAGTGTCAGAGGTCATCAGTGAAGCACCCATAACTCTGGTAACAAACAAAGTGAATCCATCAGGACATGCCATTAAACAAGAGGAGGAGCTGTTCAAATGTAGCCCTGCCAAAGAGCAACAGAATCTGGGGGTGTCATCTGAGCTGAAAttcaaagaagaagagaccacACAAGGAGAAGCGGCCAATGTTGGACCAGCAAGTGTGACAGAACCTCGAAGAGACCACACCACAAGGGCCGAAAAAACACCACCAGAAGTGGCCATTTTTAAATCAGCAAGTCTGACAGTACCTCCAGGAAACCACACCACCAGGGCCAAGACCACACCACCAGAAGCAACCGATGTTGGACCAGCAAGCGTGACAGAACCTTCAAGAGACCACACCACCAAGGCTGAACCAACACCACCAGAAACGGCTGATGTTGGACCAGCAAGCCTGACAGTACCTCCAGGAGACCACACCATCTGGGCCAAGGCAGCACCACCAGAAGCGACCGGTGTTGGACCAGGACTGGTGGCAGtacctccagcagcccacacCATCAGGACCGAGACAACATCACCGGAAGTGGTCAATGTTGGACCAGCTAGTATGACAGAAACTCTAAGAGCCCACACCACCAGGGCCGAGACCGCACCACCAGCAGCCGACAATGTTGGACCAGCAAATGTGACAGAACCTCAAACAGAAGAGGTGAGCGACCCACCACTTCCAGAACCTGACCTTCTAGAGCCAATGGAAGTGGACACTTGCACAGCGGCTGAGAAGCAACTTGACAAGAGCACGGGGAAACGGCAAAGTACTAGGCACCAAGCGGAACCTGCAGGACCACTGGCGTCTACCAAACTTGATTCACTAATTGAGCAACCAGATGAAGCTGATCTGGACACCAAGCTAACACGGGCAGGAGACAACACACAAGAACAGAAGCAGCAAG CAATGGCAGCCAAGATGCCACTAGAGGCAGCAGCCAAGACGCCACCGGAGGCAGTAACGGTGCAGGATACGACATCGTCCCACTGCTCTGATGCAGCAGCGAGACACACCATCGGAGAGATGGTGGAACAACATCTGCATCAAAACAGAATCA TGTGTCTCAAGAACAAAACCTGCTTCACACCAAGA TTTTTGTCACTTAACAAGAAGCAGCTGTTGATCACACACCTGCCCAAATATCATGACGGTTGCTACAGGGAGGAAGACGTCGCTCAGTTGTTGAAACCATTTCGATTTAAGTACTTGGACGAGAACATCTATGTTATTCCTCAAAAATGCATG GCGTTTGCTCAACTGGCGGATGCTGAGGATGTTCTGGCTGCTCTTAAAGCTAGCAAAAACAAAGATTTTGCTCTCAAAGGCTTTAAGGAGAAACTCCATCTGCATGTGCTGGGTGAAAACGTCCCCATGGCACCG GTTGGCTTTTACAGATCGCTGATGAGGTTGATGAATTCT CCTGTGGTCGACCACGGTACGAGAACCATTTTCATCAAGAACATCTCTCAAAGTGAGACTGCCAGCCTCCGGGAAATTTTGAGAAAGATTGACTTTGTCAAAAACTTCCTGCCTCTCCTTAACAAG CTATTTGTTGAGTTTGAGTCAGATTGTGATGCTGACCGCTTCGGAGTTTGGTACTCTCTCTTGGATCAGTGTCCTGCCTACCAGGTCCACAGGTTGGGTCTTCCTCAAAGTGAATGCACTTGTCTGC CACCAAGCCTTCCAGAGAAAGCCATGCCCGACAGCAGTGTCGCGGCTGCCGGGGCAGCAGTTCCAACAGTTGAGTTTGGTGTTCCGCAGGGCAGCTCTTCTCCATTTTGGCTAACCATGCCCAAGAGACCGTACCTGTTTCCAACCATATCTTCCTGGTTCACTATCCCAG AGTTCCTCACTATCAGAGAAGAAGCCAACATTGATCAGGCCAAGCATCGAGGCATGGCAGCACCAACGATCATGTTGACAGGTTTACCTCAAGGATATTACAAACACGAGGATGTGGCCAAGCTTGTGTGGCCATATCTTTCCCAAAAGGACCTTCAGTCGCTGTACTACAACGTGATAGTCCTGCCACTCCAGAGGAGG GCCTTTGTACATTTCAGTGAATGGAGTGGCTGCTGCCGTTTTCTCCAAAGTCACTTAAAAAGTGCAGTGTCGGTAGGAGGCTACAAACTCTTTGTGCACTTTGTCCTGCAGCCCATGTGTCCTGAAAACAGCGAG GAGAACTTGTACAAAAGTCTGATGAAGCTGAGCAACTCT CGTGTTGGCCAAGTGGAGAAACTGGCCGAGCGCCTGCTGTGTGTGAAGATTTCTGAGATCAGCGAGGACGTTGTTAAATTAGTTTTACATTTCGTCTCGTCTCATGCCACGATTGTTAACTTCCTTTCTCTGGCCAACCGG ATATGCATTGAGATGGCTGACTCCACAGGCGTTATGCTTGTGCTAGAGAAATCCAAACATTTCTCACCAAATCCTGGCAAAAAGCGTGTAACTTG GCTTGCAGTTGAAGGCTTTGAGAG TGTGAGTATCTTGAAAAGATGTCTGACGGATCGCAGTGTGATTACATTGAACCCCGAGAAGGACAGGAAGGATATCAGCACTCAGGCTGCTGTGCGCTCCACGGTTCTCGCCGCTCCATCAGTTGCCCTTGAAAAAACCACAGAGGCACCACACCAGCGACAAACCGCAGCCAAACATAATGGTGGGAAAACAGTGGCTCGTGACGATAAAGAGAAACACACTGCAACTTCATCTGCTGCTCTCTTGCTCCCTAAAAGAAATGAAGCAAAG AAGCCAAGTAAGAGCTCACGCAAGAGAAAAAAGAATCAACGGAAAGGAAAAGACAAG GAGGACTTCACAGAAGACAATATTCCTCCATATGCACTTATTTTTGATGAGCAACCTTTCAACATGGATGACTTTGTCACTGTGGATGAAGTTGGGGAGGAGGGAACTAACGAGTCCTCTGCTGGGCACCGCTCCCTATCCAAGAAGTTATCCTCCAAACCTGCATCCAAACAAACCAACACCAGCACCTCAAAAGATTCAAAGAGCTCTGCATATTCCTCATCAGCCTCCTCCAGGTCCACCAGAAGCTCAGAAAAACACAGCCCGTCTTCTCGCTCAGTGTGCGAAAAGTCCAAGGGTTCCTTTGAAACTAAAGCCAAAGACTCAGAGGCTGAATCCCAGATGTGTTTGCAGCCGTCGTCATCCTCTGCTTGTGAAGAAGAGAGGATGACAACTTCAGCGACAAAGGAAAGCTTTCAAGTGTTGGACAGCGTGGGCTATGAGGAGAAGCCTCTCTCAGAGGACAGCAGCCACATGGAGCAGCATCACATCAACCAgcttgaaaatgacaaaaaacaactcCCTGAGAAAGATGAGACTACTCCACAAGTTCATACACCCAAAGATAAAGACGAAGCTACCAAAGATCAGGTCCAAGTGATTGCTCCAGACGACAAGTCTCCTCTGAGGGACAAAGTAGACAAGCAGAAGACAAATGTGGAGGACGACAAGGAGGTGACAGCAGAACCTTGTCAAACAAAGGAGGACAACCATGACACACATGTTGTAGAAACTTCAGCTGGCCTGCTATGTAAAGAAAACACTATGGCctcagaagaagaagaggcatACCACGTGATCGATTCTGTGGAAGAGCAGCCAACTTCCACTGAGAATGAGTGCAAGCGCAAGGAAAAAAGTGACCAGGAAGTGTCTTCTCCAAGCAGAGCATCCAAGAGAGAAGAGCAAGAGTCTCCAAAGAAGCACACCACCACTGGACCTCCTGAGGCTGAGCAGAAGCACCAGGTGGTTGATTCTGTCCAAGTTAAACATTCCAGCAGCACGTCGACACCAGGTAGGAGGAGGAGCACACGAGGAAAGACTCAGGGTACATCTGTGAAGGACGAGGAACCCACTTTCCACATTTTGGACTCTGTGGATGCTGAGACGGTCCAAGAAGAACCCACCATCACAACCAGATCTAGCAGAGGAAAAAGAGGAAGGCCATCTAAGAAAGATGCTCATAGTGAGAAAAGAGTTGAAGAAGAAATTACACCAACAAGGAAGAGGACAAGAACTTCACAGGGAACAACCAGAGAAGAAACACCAACCAAGAAGACTGAGTCTGTCCTAAAAGACGAGGTGAAGAGTCTTCCATCTCTGAgaaaaggaagaagaggaagacctAAGAAAGCTGTCCAAACAGCTAAAAGTGAAGATGCCTGCTTAGAAAAGAGAGAACAAGACACTGATGGTGAAGAAGAAGCCACTTTCCAGGTCCTGGACTCTGTGGAGGACGAAATGCTCCATGATCACAAGAGTCCAAAGGAGGAGGACATGACTGACAGCAAACATAAGGAAGGAACAAATGAGATCATTGATTTTTTGAGTGAAGGACCAGCCAAAGAAGAGCATTTAGAATTTGGTGATGAGAAGGAGGGAAAGGATGAACCTGTGGAAACATCACAATGTGCTAAGCGCACTCGACGAGAATGCCATGCAAGACATCTTTTATGTTCTGTATCATCAGAAGACAAAAGCTTGGTGGAACAGAAGAAGGTGCGACAGGTGGAAGAGGTGGAGCCTGAACAAACATCCCCATCGAACTGGAGAGGCAGAGCCAAGAAGAGAAGCAGACTGACTTCTGGTGAGCAGCATCATGATGCCTGCTTAGAAATGAAGGAACAATACGCTGGTGATGAAGAAGTTACATTTGAGGTCCTGGACTCTGTGGAGGACGAGACGCTGCGTGATCACAATAGTCCAAAGAAGGACATGACTGACAGCAAACAGGAGGAAGAGTCAAATGCGATCATCGATTCTTTGAATAAAGGTCTAGCCAAAGAAGAGCCTGTAGATAATGATGATAAGGAGGGCCAAGATGACACTGTGGAAGCATCACAATGTGCTATGCGCACTCGACAAGGACGCCAgacaagaaaacatttttcttcatcATCAGAAGACACAACCTTGGTGGAAAAGAAGAAGGTGGGACAGGTTGAAGAGGTGGAGCCTGAAGAAGCATCCCCGTCGTACTGTAGAGGCAGAGCCAAGAAGAGAAGCAGACTGACTTCTAGTGAGCGTCATCATGATGCCTGCTTAGTAAAGAAGGAACAAGATGCTGGTGATGAAAAAGAAGCTACATTCCAGGTCCTGGACTCTGTAGAGGACGAGACGGTCCATGATAACAGTCCAAAGGAGGAGGACATGACTGACTGCCAGCACAAGGAGGAAGACACAAATGAGATGACTGATTTGTTTCATGAATGTCCAGCTAAAGAAGAGCCTTTAAATGATACTAAGAAGGAGGGCAAAGATGAAGCTGTGAAAACATCCCAATATGCTAAGCGCACTCGACAAGGACGCCGGAAAAGACGCCTTTTAAGTTCTTCTTTTTCAGAAGGCAGCACAAGCTTGGTGACACGGGACAAGGTGGTGCAGGTTGAAGAGGCGGAGCCTGAAAAAGCGTCCCTGCCCAACTGGAGAGGCAGAACCAAGAAGAGAATCAGACTGACTTCTGGTGAGCATCATCATGATCCCTGCTTGGAAACGAAGGAAGAAGATCCTGGTGATGAAGAAGAAGCCACATTCCAGGTCTTGGACTCTGTAGAAGACGAGACGCTCCATGATCAAAATAGTCCAGAGGAGGACATGACTGACAGCCAGCATGAGGAGGAAGGGACTTATCGAGTTGTAGATTGTTTGGATGAAGGTGTTTGTGTTGGAGTGAAGGAGGAAGAACCaggtgaagaaatcagcccagtCGGCACACGTGAAAAAGTCAAACTGGAGGCTGATGTGAAAGAGGAAGACGAGCTGGCGACTGGGGGAAAAGATGTGAAGACTGAAACTCCAACGACCTCTGAGAAGAAACAAACGCCCCCCAACAAA